The genomic stretch CGGGAGGTAAAGATTTGCTCATGATTCAGGCATGCTTTTACAGATTACGCTGAAGGAACTTGAGTATCGTTGTATAGAGATGCTGGCGGGTCCCCTGGCCTTCCCATATCCCATGGGATCGGTTGGGATAAGACATGAGCTCAAACTGCTTCTGGTGTTCAATCAATTTATTAATCAACGCCTCAGCCCCCTGGTAATGCACGTTGTCATCCCCGGTGCCATGGATAAGCAACAGGTTGCCTTCCAGGTTTTGCGCAAAGGAGATGGGCGAGCCCCTGCGGTATCCCTCAGGATTTTCAGCCGGCAACCCCATGTAGCGCTCCTGGTAAATCGAATTGTAGTAGCGCTGATCGGGCACCGGCGCAACAGACACACCGGTACGATACAACGCCGGATAGCGGAACAGCGCATTCAGGGTCATCGAACCGCCCCCACTCCAGCCCCACATGCCAATACGATCCGCATCCACATAAGGCCACGTCATGATTTCGCGCGCAGCGGCCGCCTGGTCCGCGGATGCCAGTTCGCCAATGGACCCATACACACTTTTGCGCCAGTCTCGCCCACGCAGCGCCGGCGTGCCCCGGTTATCGATGCTGATAACGATATAGCCTTTCTGGTTTAGCATCAGGTGCCAGAGGTAGGTGCCGCCGCCCCAGCGATCAAGCACGGTTTGATTCCAGGGCTCACCGTATGTGTAAAAGAGCACCGGATATTTATTTGCAGGATCAAAGTCGGGTGGACGCATTTCATATCCGTCCAGCAGGACGCCAGCTCCAATATCTACTTTGAAAAAGCGGGTGTTGCCGGCCTCGAGCATATTGAGCCTGACCCGCAAGGGCTGGTTTTCAACGTGGGTTTCCTGAACGGTATGCGCAGGCAATGCAACGATGTCAATGGTGCTCGGGACACCAAAGGCCGAGTAGTTGTGCAACGCAAAACCGCCGTTGTCAGACAGGGTGTAGGTGTGAAAGCCGGGCTGATCTGCCGGCGTAATGCGTTCCAGGGTCCCCTCGCCATCCAGCCGGGTGCGGTACAAATAGTTCTGGGTGGGATTTTCCGGCGAAGCTTCAAAGTACAGCCAGCCGCCGGCTTCATCAACGCCATTGACTCCTTTGATATCGTACGCACCGCGGGTTACCAATTTTGCAGTGCCATCTGTACTGGAGATACGGAATACATGCCGCCATCCATCGCGCTCGCTGATCCACAGAAATTCTTCACCGCCATTGAGCCAGCGCTGACCAGGATCCCGCACATCAATCCAGGCCTCGTCTTCATCTACAAAAACGGTACGCATGGTCCCGGTATCGATGTCCCCCATGATTACTTCAAGCCGGTTTTGCTGCCGGTTCAAATGCTGCATCATGATTTCCTGCCCGTCGGGTGCCCATTCCATGCGGGCGATATAGTGGTTTCGTAAGTCGTCCGACGGTTCATACCAGGTAAAATTCATTGTCTCGAGGTCTACCACACCTACCCGACAAGAAGAGTTTGTTTCGCCGGCTTTGGGGTATTGCACCGGAATGGTATATGAATACAGCGAATCGGTATTGTTGATCATCAGAAAATCACGGACACCTAACGCATCGAGTTGCCAGAAGGCAATGTGGGTACCATCCGGACTCCAGCGAAAGCCATCTCTCAGAAAAAACTCCTCCTCATATGCCCAGTCGAACGTGCCATTGATCAACGTATCTGATCCGTTGGCTGTGATTTGCTTTATGCGACCACTGGACAATTCCTCTACATAGATGTTATGGCCTGAAACGTAGGCCACATGTCCACCATCAGGAGAGAACTTGGCAAACATCAGGCTGGAAGCCGGCAAAGAAACACCGAGTTGTCGGAGCACATCATTTTCCAGATCCAACACCCAATAATCACCACGCGTATTGGCACGCCAAACCCTTTTTGAATTGGTATAGATGAGAATCTGTTGCCTGTCAGACGACCAGGTATACCCGTGGACAGACAAAGCAGCTTCCTGTCCTTCGGGGATAAGTTGCGCGGCACTAACAAGCACCGTTTGCTCCCCAAGCGTAAGGTTGTGCAACACAATGTCATCGCCGCTTGCGTCAGAAACAGACGGCTCCAACGTTGTGTACCCGTTGCCGTCTTTGTGCCATTTAATCTGCCGGGCCGACTCACCAAAGAACTCATTGCTCGCCGTAATGCGTGCCACGGTAAGCTGAGAAAGGTCTTCCACCTCCTGGCCCTGCACTGGCAGAAGGATCGAAAAGAAAGACAGGGTACCAACGAGCAACAATGCGCCGGCCAAACGGGTCTTGTATAAGTACATGGCTATTTTTATTCGTAGAACAACATATATTTCGAATGTTCGAATATAGACATCGAACCATTGAGTTTGCATTCGGCCGTACAGTTCTTCTTTTCCAGCCCCTTCATCTTCCCAACAACACGATGACGAACCGCCTCTTGAGCTTCATTTTGTGCCTGCTCTTTCTCAGCACAGGACCTGCTGCAGCCCAACAAATGGACGCCCAAACAACACCAGCCATCACGCTTGGTATCCAGACCAGTGTTTATTCGAACATGCTTGGCGAAGAGCGGCCTATCCTTATTTATACGCCTGAAGGGTATGCGCACGGCACTGGCAAATATCCGGTCATTTACTTACTGGACGGAGACAGCCACCTGCTCCACACCGCCGGCACAACCCAGTTTCTTTCCCGAAATGGAAAAATGCCAGAAGTCATCATCGTAGGTATTCCCAACACAGAGCGTACGCGTGATCTCAAGCCGGCATTATCCACGCCAAATGACCGCTTCCCGACAGCTGGTGGCGCGGATACGTTCCTCTCCTTTATCGAAGAAGAGCTGGTGCCTTTTGTAGAGTCGAACTACCGCACCGCCGACTACCGCATTCTGATTGGACACTCATTCGGCGGTTTGTTCTCGGTAAATGCACTCCTGCAAAAACCGGATCTGTTCAACGCGCATATTTCGATTAGCCCAAGCCTGTGGTGGGACAACAAAGGGCTGCTTCCCAAAGCGGAGGCCTTCTTCGAAAAGAATCGGGGGCTCCGGAGGTTTTACTACATGACGATGGGAAATGAAGGCGGTGGGATGCTGGCCGGCGCATGGGGCTTTGCCGGCATCATGGAAGAGAAAGGCGGCCCATTTTTCAAGTGGCATTTTGAGTTAATGGAAAACGAAACGCACGGTTCGGTCCCACACCGCAGCACATACGACGGATTGGAAATGTTGTACGATGGGTGGGCGATTTCAAATTTCCGGGAAGCTGTCGCCGAAAAAGGACTTGCAGCCGTGGAAGATCACGCAAAGTCATTGTCTACCCGCTACGGATACGAAGTTGAAGTCCCTGAATCGGTGGTTAATATTGTGGGATATGAACTACTGGCACAGAACCAGATAGAAGATGCGATCAAAGTGTTTGAGCGCAACATCAAAAACTTCCCAACCTCACCCAATGTGTACGACAGCGCCGGCGACGGCTACAAAGCAAATGGTGCCATGAAGCAGGCTGCTGAGAGTTATGCAAAAGCCTGCAGCCTCGGTACCGAGACCGACCATCCGAACAAAGGGGTCTATTGCGCAAATGCTGAAGCGCTTAAAGGAGAATTGGAATAAGGGTCTATTAATCCCTCGCTTTATCTTTGCACAAACCCATCGGATTTAGGCGTCCGGTGGGTTTTTTATTTCTTGCGCCGGCCTATAAAGAATTCATGGCCAGGGCCAAGCTCGCTGTGCACAAAGGGATGGGCAGAGGCCTCAAAGCCGGCGCTCGTGATCAAATCCAACCAAACCTGGCGCGGAAAAACGCCGAGCGTGTGCCGGTCATGTACGACGCTGACCGAGTGATCTGCATCCCGCAAGGTATAGGTATAATCGACGACGTACGTATCATCATCGGGATCCGGGTCCCATTGCCACTCCATGTACCGCATACTGCGCGCCGGCCCGTCGTGTCCACCGCAATCAGTTTCCGGCTTGAACAACTCTTTTGTCTGATCAGGTACAAAGAGGGCTACGCCGCCTGGTTTACAATGTGCAAAGGCTGTTGTTATGGCCTGCTTCAAATCCACACGCGACGTCATGTACTCGATGGCATCATGGATAAACACGGCGTCAAACTGCCGGCCGAGGCGCGCCGTACGCATGTCGCCTTGTACGTGCACACATCCCGGATTCAAAGCCTTGCTGACAGCCAGCATATCCGTCGACGCATCCACAAGGGTAAGATCGAAATGCGCCTTCATGTGTGATGCGTTGTTGCCACCGCCACTGCCCAATTCGAGCAGGGTTACCAGGGTCTTTTCGGCGATGGCTTGAAGTGTACTGGTGAAAATTGCTGCTTCTTCCTCATATTCCGCGGGATCGGAAAGCAGGGGCCACCAGTGGGCCAGTTCATGATACAGTTTCATGGGGTACCCGGATGGGTTCGGGTTTCGACTTGGACAGGTAGATCAGGATGTAGCCGGCCATTAAGACATCGAATCCGATACAGGCCACAGCATACCATGCGGGCGCGATGTGCGCGCCCGGGCCGAGCAAGTGGAGCGAAACATCCCAGGCGACGTGCAAGAGCCATCCGATGGCAAGCCACCAAAAATGAAACCGGTACGCAAAGATCACAAACAGCGTATAAAACACCACCCCTGCAGCTTCAATGCCTACCCAGTACACATCTCCCAAAACAAGCCCAAAACCGATATAGATGACTGCTGCAACGATTAGCCCGGAAGCCAATACCAATCGCTCCTTAAGATCTCCCTGGGCGCGGGCGTATAAAAGAAAAATCCCGCCAGCAACAACACCTAAAAGCAGAAAAATTACTAGATGAAGCTGGGACATATAAATACAGGGTCAGGTTACTGGCTCATGGCCATAATGCGCTTTTTGCGCATGTGCGGGTCGAGGTCGCGTTTGCGGAGCCTGAACTGGTTGGGCGTTACCTCAATAAGCTCATCTTCCCGAATAAATTCAATGGCTTCTTCCAACGACATTTTGCGGGGTGTCAGCAACTTCTCAAATGAATCCGCTGAGGCAGCACGCATGTTTGTCAGTTTTTTCTCCTTGGTGATGTTCACGTCCAGGTCTTTATCGCGGCTATTCTCGCCGATGATCATGCCGTTGTATACATCTTCGGTAGGAGAGACAAACAGTTGACCACGTTCCTGCAGGTTGAGTACGGCGTAGCCTGTAACTTTGCCGGCGCGGTCAGCAATCAAGGCTCCCGAGGTTCGGTGTGTAATAGTGCCGCTCCAGGGTTTGTATTTGTCGAACAAATGCGTCAACAAACCGGTCCCTTTGGTATCGGTCAGAAACTCAGTGCGGTACCCGATGAGTCCGCGGCTAGGGATTTCAAACTCAAGGCGAACGCGGCCGGAGCCATTGTTGACCATTTTAGTCATCACGCCTTTACGCACGCCAAGCTTCTGCACAACCGTACCCATAAACTCTTCAGGTACGTCTACGAGTGCAATCTCGAAAGGCTCACATTTTTTGCCATCAACTTGCTGGGTAATAACCTGCGGCATACCCACAGAAAACTCAAAACCTTCGCGGCGCATTTGCTCGATGAGGATCGCCATTTGAAGCTCCCCACGGCCGTATACCAGGAATGAGTCGGGCGTATCGGTGGTTTCGATACGCATCGCAAGGTTGGTTTCGCCTTCCTTGGTCAGGCGATCGCGCAGGTTACGCGAGGTTACATACTGTCCTTCACGGCCACTAAACGGTGAATCGTTGATCCGAAACTCCATCGACATCGTGGGCTCGTCTACGTGCAGCGGTGGCAGAGGTACAGGATTCTCAGCATCAGCAATGCTTTCGCCAAGGCCAATGCCTGCAACGCCAGCAATTGCGATAACAGATCCAGGCCCTGCTTCGTTGACTTCAACCCTGCTCAACCCTTCATATACAAACAACGATGCAACCTGTGCTTTGGTCTGCGAGTCATCGCGGTGGCAAAGCATCACATGCTGGCGATTTTTGACTACCCCCTGCATCACGCGACCTACAGCAAGTGGCCCCAGGTAGTTGTCGGGCTGCACGTTGGTTACGAGCACCTGCAAATCTCCCGCGGCATCTCCCTCAGGAGCCGGTACGTTTTCGATAATGGTCTGGAAGAGTGGACGCAAATCCGTCAGTTCATCTTCCATGTCGGTTTTGCACTGCCCGTCTTTGGCGACCGCATACAATACCGGGAATTCAATTTGGTCTTCAGAAGCATCGAGGTCGATAAAGAGGTCGTATACCTCATTGAGTACTTCTTCGGGGCGCGCATCCTGGCGATCAATTTTGTTGATAACCACAATGGCCGGCAAATTGAGGGCGAGGGCTTTTTGCAGTACAAAACGCGTTTGCGGAAGTGGACCTTCAGCAGCATCTACAAGCAGCATGACGCCGTCAACCATGCGAAGTGTCCGTTCAACCTCACCACCAAAGTCGGCATGCCCCGGTGTATCGATAATATTAATCTTGGTCTCTTCGTAGGCCACCGCGGTATTTTTGGCCATAATCGTGATGCCCTTTTCCCGCTCGAGATCCATGGAGTCCATGACCCGCTCCTGGATGTCCTGATGGGCACCGAACGTGCCGCTTTGCCAAAGCATGGCATCAACCAGCGTGGTTTTGCCGTGATCTACGTGGGCAACAATTGCGATATTACGAAGCTGGGTAGCCATTACTTATGAACCAGGTGTATCGCCGGCATTGCGCCGGCATCTATGAAAACGGTATATACAAAAAGGCGGCCGGTACAGCAGTCGCCCCTTCTTAACCAAAAATGAGAGATAGTTGTCGGCTTGCGGTATCAAAAAGCAAGCAATGCCTCTTTCGCATGGCTCGACGCTTTGTTCCTGCTGACATCAGGCTTGGTCGTTGTTTCACTTTTGACCTCCATTTTACCCTGATTAACGTGTCGTGAAGCCAGCTTTTTTCCTATTTTCCTAGCGCACAACCAACATACAGCCCAATATGAACAAGCAATGGCTCCTGGCCAGCCGCCCCGTAGGCAACCCGCAACCCGCAAATTTTGAATGGCAAGAACGCGCTATTCCCGACCTTCAGGAAGAGGAGGTATGCGTACGCGTACTCCAGCTCTCGCTCGATCCTGCAAGCCGAGGGTGGATGATGGATATAAAGTCATACCTCCCGCCGGTAGCGCTTGGCGCCGTGATGCGCGGCATTGGGATTGGCGTGGTTGAAACATCCCGTAGCGCATCCCTCCCCGTAGGTACCCTTGTTCAGGGCATGCTTGGCTGGCAGACGCATTGCGTGACGCCGGCCAGCAGGATGACACCCCTGCCCGAAATCCCGGGTATCCCACTGGACGCCTACCTTGGCGTGCTCAGCCATATTGGGCTGACCGCGTACTTTGGATTGCTGGATATCACGGACCCCAAACCAGGAGAAACCCTGGTTGTCTCTGCTGCTGCCGGTGCAGTGGGTTCGCTGGTCGGACAAATAGGCAAAATCAAAGGGTGTCGCGTTGTTGGAATTGCCGGCACCGATGAAAAGTGTGACTGGATCACGAACACATTAGGATTTGACGATGCCATCAATTACAAAACGACGCAGGTGCCGGCCGGCCTGAAAAAGGCCTGTCCGGATGGCATTGATATTTATTTCGAAAACGTGGGGGGCCCGATCCTGGATGCGGTGCTCGCGCAAATGAACTTGCACGGACGAATTTCTGTTTGTGGCATGATCTCGCAATATAACGCGACGGAGCCCGTGCCCGGCCCCTACAACTTCATCTCGGTTATCGCCA from Bacteroidota bacterium encodes the following:
- a CDS encoding S9 family peptidase, with protein sequence MYLYKTRLAGALLLVGTLSFFSILLPVQGQEVEDLSQLTVARITASNEFFGESARQIKWHKDGNGYTTLEPSVSDASGDDIVLHNLTLGEQTVLVSAAQLIPEGQEAALSVHGYTWSSDRQQILIYTNSKRVWRANTRGDYWVLDLENDVLRQLGVSLPASSLMFAKFSPDGGHVAYVSGHNIYVEELSSGRIKQITANGSDTLINGTFDWAYEEEFFLRDGFRWSPDGTHIAFWQLDALGVRDFLMINNTDSLYSYTIPVQYPKAGETNSSCRVGVVDLETMNFTWYEPSDDLRNHYIARMEWAPDGQEIMMQHLNRQQNRLEVIMGDIDTGTMRTVFVDEDEAWIDVRDPGQRWLNGGEEFLWISERDGWRHVFRISSTDGTAKLVTRGAYDIKGVNGVDEAGGWLYFEASPENPTQNYLYRTRLDGEGTLERITPADQPGFHTYTLSDNGGFALHNYSAFGVPSTIDIVALPAHTVQETHVENQPLRVRLNMLEAGNTRFFKVDIGAGVLLDGYEMRPPDFDPANKYPVLFYTYGEPWNQTVLDRWGGGTYLWHLMLNQKGYIVISIDNRGTPALRGRDWRKSVYGSIGELASADQAAAAREIMTWPYVDADRIGMWGWSGGGSMTLNALFRYPALYRTGVSVAPVPDQRYYNSIYQERYMGLPAENPEGYRRGSPISFAQNLEGNLLLIHGTGDDNVHYQGAEALINKLIEHQKQFELMSYPNRSHGIWEGQGTRQHLYTTILKFLQRNL
- a CDS encoding alpha/beta hydrolase-fold protein, with the translated sequence MTNRLLSFILCLLFLSTGPAAAQQMDAQTTPAITLGIQTSVYSNMLGEERPILIYTPEGYAHGTGKYPVIYLLDGDSHLLHTAGTTQFLSRNGKMPEVIIVGIPNTERTRDLKPALSTPNDRFPTAGGADTFLSFIEEELVPFVESNYRTADYRILIGHSFGGLFSVNALLQKPDLFNAHISISPSLWWDNKGLLPKAEAFFEKNRGLRRFYYMTMGNEGGGMLAGAWGFAGIMEEKGGPFFKWHFELMENETHGSVPHRSTYDGLEMLYDGWAISNFREAVAEKGLAAVEDHAKSLSTRYGYEVEVPESVVNIVGYELLAQNQIEDAIKVFERNIKNFPTSPNVYDSAGDGYKANGAMKQAAESYAKACSLGTETDHPNKGVYCANAEALKGELE
- a CDS encoding class I SAM-dependent methyltransferase, translating into MKLYHELAHWWPLLSDPAEYEEEAAIFTSTLQAIAEKTLVTLLELGSGGGNNASHMKAHFDLTLVDASTDMLAVSKALNPGCVHVQGDMRTARLGRQFDAVFIHDAIEYMTSRVDLKQAITTAFAHCKPGGVALFVPDQTKELFKPETDCGGHDGPARSMRYMEWQWDPDPDDDTYVVDYTYTLRDADHSVSVVHDRHTLGVFPRQVWLDLITSAGFEASAHPFVHSELGPGHEFFIGRRKK
- a CDS encoding DUF6010 family protein, coding for MSQLHLVIFLLLGVVAGGIFLLYARAQGDLKERLVLASGLIVAAVIYIGFGLVLGDVYWVGIEAAGVVFYTLFVIFAYRFHFWWLAIGWLLHVAWDVSLHLLGPGAHIAPAWYAVACIGFDVLMAGYILIYLSKSKPEPIRVPHETVS
- the typA gene encoding translational GTPase TypA yields the protein MATQLRNIAIVAHVDHGKTTLVDAMLWQSGTFGAHQDIQERVMDSMDLEREKGITIMAKNTAVAYEETKINIIDTPGHADFGGEVERTLRMVDGVMLLVDAAEGPLPQTRFVLQKALALNLPAIVVINKIDRQDARPEEVLNEVYDLFIDLDASEDQIEFPVLYAVAKDGQCKTDMEDELTDLRPLFQTIIENVPAPEGDAAGDLQVLVTNVQPDNYLGPLAVGRVMQGVVKNRQHVMLCHRDDSQTKAQVASLFVYEGLSRVEVNEAGPGSVIAIAGVAGIGLGESIADAENPVPLPPLHVDEPTMSMEFRINDSPFSGREGQYVTSRNLRDRLTKEGETNLAMRIETTDTPDSFLVYGRGELQMAILIEQMRREGFEFSVGMPQVITQQVDGKKCEPFEIALVDVPEEFMGTVVQKLGVRKGVMTKMVNNGSGRVRLEFEIPSRGLIGYRTEFLTDTKGTGLLTHLFDKYKPWSGTITHRTSGALIADRAGKVTGYAVLNLQERGQLFVSPTEDVYNGMIIGENSRDKDLDVNITKEKKLTNMRAASADSFEKLLTPRKMSLEEAIEFIREDELIEVTPNQFRLRKRDLDPHMRKKRIMAMSQ
- a CDS encoding NADP-dependent oxidoreductase; this translates as MNKQWLLASRPVGNPQPANFEWQERAIPDLQEEEVCVRVLQLSLDPASRGWMMDIKSYLPPVALGAVMRGIGIGVVETSRSASLPVGTLVQGMLGWQTHCVTPASRMTPLPEIPGIPLDAYLGVLSHIGLTAYFGLLDITDPKPGETLVVSAAAGAVGSLVGQIGKIKGCRVVGIAGTDEKCDWITNTLGFDDAINYKTTQVPAGLKKACPDGIDIYFENVGGPILDAVLAQMNLHGRISVCGMISQYNATEPVPGPYNFISVIAKRLRIQGFIVLDYMDRSEECMMQMAQWIGAGKLKYRVDIVDGLNAAPDALNKLFNGSNQGKLIVKVSER